The Vallitalea longa genome includes a window with the following:
- a CDS encoding fumarate hydratase: MREISADIIAKTIKEMCIEANCYVSKDILDMIGKYKEKEESPIGKGILEQIQQNAEIAKNKMMPMCQDTGMAVVFCEIGQEVHITDMSLTDAINQGVREGYKDGYLRKSVVKDPFHRENTKDNTPAIIHYDIVPGNDIKITVAPKGFGSENMSKIAMLKPADGIEGAKKAILEIVEQAGGNACPPMIIGVGIGGTFEKAAYLAKKALLRPVGNNSAIDYIKEMENELLDNINKLGIGPGGLGGRTTALAVNIETYPTHIAGLPVAVNISCHATRHSTRVI, from the coding sequence ATGAGGGAAATATCAGCTGATATTATTGCAAAAACTATAAAAGAAATGTGTATAGAAGCTAACTGTTATGTGAGCAAAGATATATTGGATATGATAGGAAAATATAAAGAGAAAGAAGAATCACCAATTGGAAAAGGCATATTAGAGCAAATACAACAAAATGCAGAAATAGCTAAAAATAAAATGATGCCAATGTGTCAAGATACTGGTATGGCAGTTGTTTTTTGTGAAATAGGGCAAGAAGTGCATATCACAGACATGTCATTAACAGACGCAATAAATCAAGGGGTCAGAGAAGGATATAAAGACGGTTACCTTAGGAAATCTGTTGTAAAAGATCCATTTCACAGAGAGAATACCAAAGACAATACTCCTGCAATAATCCATTATGACATAGTTCCAGGAAATGATATAAAAATTACTGTAGCTCCAAAAGGATTTGGAAGCGAAAACATGAGCAAAATTGCAATGCTAAAACCAGCAGACGGTATAGAAGGTGCCAAAAAAGCCATTCTAGAAATAGTAGAACAAGCTGGAGGAAATGCATGTCCACCTATGATTATTGGAGTTGGTATAGGAGGTACATTTGAAAAAGCAGCATATTTAGCCAAGAAAGCTTTACTTAGACCAGTAGGTAATAATTCAGCAATAGACTATATAAAAGAAATGGAAAATGAATTATTAGATAACATTAATAAATTAGGAATAGGACCAGGAGGATTAGGTGGAAGAACCACAGCATTAGCTGTAAATATCGAAACATATCCTACACATATTGCAGGATTACCAGTTGCTGTTAATATTAGTTGCCATGCTACTAGACATAGCACACGAGTTATATAA
- a CDS encoding S-layer homology domain-containing protein, translated as MNKNIKKIVCLILFISTICNINIYASEQKPDEAIKYINDIRQNMNIRPVENNKQLESSASNHSKYMCINESFSLIEESRNKFYRGRYSLDRASYYSYFNPYITEFISNDFDSYKNGVIDLINNPYSRISFLDPLYQHIGMGKYEKMYTYDLGGKSRDTNRKIIIYPYDKMLDVPISWKNNYMINPYRKINGEYNDVGLPITLSYYSDTQKIRRIYNNNIEVVNKDNGSKVKVKVILPQDDKYLDKSLIILPLEKLEYDANYEVNINVNFIFQNSTSVSENRKYKINFRTEQKDKLIDRAEFTEYLVKALDIKLLEPRKVFKDVDVNSYYAKYIYTAYKKNLVSGFGDNTFLPLKNITKEQVYTLLIRSYEQEKGEIKLNNYKPYSYNYYNVSSWAVSYIRKAEKIGLLDTVKSNELKEEITEEEYKRIIKKFQEIYNGKKDIN; from the coding sequence AATATATATGCTTCTGAACAAAAGCCAGACGAAGCTATAAAATATATAAATGATATTAGACAGAATATGAATATTAGACCTGTAGAAAACAATAAACAATTAGAATCTTCAGCTTCTAACCACAGTAAGTATATGTGTATAAATGAAAGTTTTTCACTTATAGAAGAAAGCAGAAATAAGTTTTATAGAGGTAGATACAGTTTAGATAGAGCTTCTTATTACTCATATTTTAATCCATATATTACAGAATTCATCAGTAATGATTTTGATAGCTATAAAAACGGAGTTATTGATTTAATAAATAATCCGTATTCTAGAATATCATTTTTAGATCCATTATACCAACATATTGGTATGGGAAAATATGAGAAAATGTATACTTATGATTTGGGAGGTAAGTCAAGAGATACTAATAGAAAAATTATTATATATCCATATGACAAAATGCTTGATGTTCCTATTTCTTGGAAAAACAATTATATGATAAACCCTTATAGAAAAATAAATGGTGAATATAATGATGTGGGGTTGCCTATTACTCTAAGCTATTACTCGGATACACAAAAAATAAGACGAATATATAATAATAACATTGAAGTAGTAAATAAAGATAATGGTAGTAAGGTAAAAGTAAAAGTCATATTGCCTCAAGATGATAAATATCTTGATAAAAGTTTAATAATACTACCGCTTGAAAAACTAGAGTATGATGCTAATTATGAAGTTAACATTAATGTTAATTTTATATTTCAAAATAGTACATCTGTTAGTGAAAATCGTAAATACAAGATAAATTTCAGAACAGAGCAAAAAGATAAATTAATAGATAGAGCTGAATTTACAGAATACCTTGTGAAAGCGTTAGACATAAAATTATTAGAACCTAGAAAAGTATTTAAGGATGTGGATGTTAATTCATATTATGCTAAATATATATATACGGCTTATAAAAAAAATCTGGTGAGCGGCTTTGGTGATAATACTTTCCTTCCACTAAAAAACATTACTAAAGAACAAGTATATACGTTATTAATTCGTTCATATGAACAAGAAAAAGGCGAAATAAAATTAAATAACTACAAACCTTATAGTTATAATTATTATAATGTAAGTAGTTGGGCTGTCAGTTACATTAGAAAGGCAGAGAAAATAGGTCTTCTGGATACAGTGAAAAGTAATGAATTAAAAGAAGAGATAACTGAAGAAGAGTATAAAAGAATCATAAAGAAGTTCCAAGAAATATATAATGGAAAAAAGGATATTAACTAA
- a CDS encoding Fe-S-containing hydro-lyase: protein MTIEISTPLTEEKVKELKAGDKVLLSGVLYTSRDAAHKRMVGELNKGGKLPFDVENNVIYYVGPAPAKEGEVIGSAGPTTSYRMDPYAPYLLDKGLKGMIGKGDRSREVIESMIKNKAVYFAAVGGAAALLADKIKKVDIIAYDDLGTEAVRKMEVEKLPLVVVIDCKGNNLYETEKNRYKKI, encoded by the coding sequence ATGACTATAGAAATCAGTACTCCTCTAACAGAGGAAAAAGTAAAAGAGTTAAAAGCCGGAGATAAAGTATTATTATCAGGTGTATTATATACATCTAGAGATGCAGCACATAAAAGAATGGTAGGAGAATTAAATAAAGGTGGTAAATTACCTTTTGATGTAGAAAATAATGTTATATACTATGTAGGACCAGCACCAGCTAAAGAAGGAGAAGTAATCGGCTCTGCAGGACCAACAACAAGTTATAGAATGGATCCTTATGCACCATACTTATTAGATAAAGGGCTAAAGGGTATGATAGGAAAAGGAGATAGAAGTAGAGAAGTAATTGAAAGCATGATTAAGAATAAAGCAGTATATTTTGCAGCAGTTGGAGGAGCTGCCGCTCTGTTGGCAGATAAAATTAAAAAAGTTGATATAATAGCATATGATGATCTAGGAACAGAAGCTGTAAGAAAAATGGAGGTAGAAAAATTACCTTTGGTGGTTGTAATTGATTGTAAAGGTAATAATCTATATGAAACAGAAAAAAATAGATATAAAAAAATATAA